In Clostridia bacterium, one DNA window encodes the following:
- a CDS encoding iron-containing alcohol dehydrogenase — MAHLVSRTSPILFGVGASRETGAKVKELGCRRVMLVTDQVLRKTGVADAVARSLEAAGIGLVVFDQVPSDPPDHVIEEAASLARKEGADGVVGVGGGSVMDTAKTVNILLTNPPPISKYFGPNAVPNPVKPLVLLPTTSGTGSEVTAIAVVTDTQNHRKIGVIGPACCASLAIVDPELASGMPPSVTAATGMDAFSHAAEALTSALANPISDVLAERAIMLISRYLPAAVANGADMEARTNMSLAATLAGIAFNDAITHLGHAIAHSLGARYHIAHGVGCALALPTVMEFAAEAVPDKVRLVGRAMGLEPAESLSPGEVGAAVANAIRSLCRAIGIPTFGAIGLNEAAVLEVVPMVLTDGPARFVPKPIDAEIVSAALRRAYQNYA, encoded by the coding sequence ATGGCGCATCTCGTTTCTAGAACCTCACCGATCCTTTTCGGCGTGGGAGCGAGCCGGGAGACCGGGGCCAAGGTAAAGGAACTGGGCTGCCGGCGCGTCATGCTGGTAACCGATCAGGTGCTCCGGAAGACCGGGGTGGCGGACGCGGTGGCCAGGAGCCTGGAGGCCGCAGGCATAGGCTTGGTGGTCTTCGACCAGGTCCCGTCCGACCCCCCCGACCACGTCATAGAGGAAGCGGCGTCCCTGGCCCGCAAGGAAGGGGCGGACGGCGTGGTCGGCGTGGGCGGAGGCAGCGTGATGGACACCGCCAAGACGGTCAATATATTGCTCACCAATCCGCCTCCGATCTCCAAGTACTTTGGGCCCAACGCGGTGCCGAACCCCGTTAAGCCCCTTGTATTGTTGCCCACCACCTCCGGAACCGGCAGCGAAGTCACGGCCATCGCGGTGGTGACCGACACCCAGAACCACCGCAAGATCGGGGTAATAGGGCCCGCCTGCTGCGCCAGCCTGGCGATAGTGGATCCGGAGTTGGCCAGCGGGATGCCGCCCTCGGTCACGGCGGCCACCGGAATGGACGCCTTCTCCCACGCCGCCGAGGCCCTCACCTCAGCGCTCGCCAATCCCATATCCGACGTGCTGGCCGAGAGGGCGATAATGCTTATCTCCCGCTACCTGCCGGCGGCGGTGGCGAACGGCGCCGACATGGAGGCGCGGACCAACATGAGCCTCGCGGCCACGCTGGCCGGAATCGCCTTCAACGACGCCATCACCCACCTGGGGCACGCAATTGCCCACTCCCTGGGGGCGCGCTACCATATCGCCCACGGCGTGGGTTGCGCGCTGGCGCTGCCGACGGTGATGGAGTTCGCCGCCGAGGCCGTGCCGGACAAGGTAAGGCTGGTCGGCCGGGCGATGGGACTGGAGCCTGCCGAGAGCCTCTCCCCGGGCGAGGTGGGGGCTGCGGTGGCAAACGCCATCCGGTCCCTATGCCGGGCGATAGGCATCCCCACCTTTGGGGCGATCGGCCTTAATGAGGCAGCAGTCCTGGAGGTAGTCCCGATGGTGCTCACGGATGGCCCGGCCCGTTTTGTGCCCAAACCGATCGACGCGGAGATAGTGAGCGCGGCTCTGAGGAGGGCCTATCAGAACTACGCCTAG
- a CDS encoding NifB/NifX family molybdenum-iron cluster-binding protein, with protein sequence MAKVAIASEGEWVSEHFGHCPEYTIFDLEGNAIGRKTVVPNPGHQPGFLPQYLGRFGVTHVIAGGMGPRAQQLFLEQGIRPILGVSGKVEDVIQAFAAGVLQPGESTCHQPEGHECGHHGGGRCSEHGH encoded by the coding sequence TTGGCAAAGGTGGCCATTGCCAGCGAGGGAGAGTGGGTAAGCGAGCATTTCGGGCACTGCCCGGAATACACGATTTTCGATCTGGAAGGTAATGCGATCGGCCGGAAAACGGTTGTTCCCAATCCCGGGCACCAGCCGGGTTTCCTCCCCCAGTACCTGGGCCGCTTCGGGGTGACGCACGTGATCGCCGGCGGCATGGGGCCGCGGGCCCAGCAGCTCTTCCTGGAGCAGGGCATTCGGCCCATACTGGGGGTCAGCGGGAAGGTGGAGGACGTCATTCAGGCCTTCGCCGCCGGGGTTCTGCAGCCGGGCGAGAGCACCTGCCACCAGCCCGAGGGGCACGAGTGCGGCCATCACGGCGGCGGGCGGTGCTCGGAGCACGGCCACTAG
- a CDS encoding Mrp/NBP35 family ATP-binding protein, whose translation MPKFGRVKRVLAVMSGKGGVGKSTVSALLAAALARSGRQVGVLDADITGPSIPRMFGLNGGVVGAPTGGIMPPADKLGIKVMSLNLLLPHEDDPVIWRGPLIAGTVKQFWEEVVWGQLDVLVVDLPPGTGDVPLTVMQVFPLSGIVAVSSPQDLALMVVRKAVNMARVLEVPLLALIENMSYAVCPHCGQELHLFGPSRAQEVAAALGIPLSATLPLDPELSRYCDTGRVTEYRAPAVEKLAAELMALPAMKEEATS comes from the coding sequence CTGCCCAAGTTCGGGCGGGTGAAGCGGGTGCTGGCGGTGATGAGCGGCAAGGGGGGAGTGGGGAAGTCCACGGTCAGCGCCCTCCTGGCCGCAGCCCTGGCCCGGAGCGGCCGGCAGGTGGGCGTGCTGGACGCGGACATCACCGGTCCCAGCATACCCCGCATGTTCGGCCTTAACGGCGGGGTCGTGGGGGCGCCCACCGGCGGGATCATGCCCCCCGCCGACAAGCTGGGCATCAAGGTCATGTCCCTCAACTTGTTGCTGCCCCACGAGGACGATCCGGTAATCTGGCGGGGCCCCCTGATCGCCGGTACGGTCAAACAGTTCTGGGAGGAAGTGGTCTGGGGACAGCTGGACGTGCTGGTGGTAGACCTGCCGCCCGGCACCGGTGACGTGCCCCTCACGGTAATGCAGGTTTTTCCCTTGAGCGGGATCGTGGCGGTCTCCTCGCCCCAGGACCTGGCCCTGATGGTGGTGCGCAAGGCCGTCAACATGGCCCGGGTGCTGGAGGTGCCGCTGCTGGCCCTGATCGAGAACATGAGCTACGCGGTGTGCCCCCACTGCGGGCAGGAGCTCCACCTCTTCGGGCCCAGCCGGGCGCAGGAGGTGGCGGCTGCCCTGGGCATTCCTCTCTCCGCCACCTTGCCCCTCGATCCGGAGCTTTCCCGCTACTGCGATACCGGCCGGGTGACCGAGTACCGCGCGCCAGCGGTGGAGAAGCTGGCCGCCGAGCTCATGGCCCTTCCGGCCATGAAGGAAGAAGCCACGTCCTAG
- a CDS encoding ATPase P: MNGEATGAKAGIRRVVPGWGELDLRYLVCDLNGTLAVDGRVRVPVRRRLERLAARLEVYVLTANTFGTAAALGDLPVRLRVLHGSDTAQDKLVAVKELGARHVAAVGNGRNDRLMLAEAALGIVVLTAEGASPLALAAADVVVPSIEDALDLLLLPGRLEATLRG, from the coding sequence ATGAACGGGGAAGCTACCGGCGCAAAGGCGGGTATCCGGCGTGTCGTCCCGGGCTGGGGCGAGCTGGACCTGCGCTATCTGGTCTGCGACCTCAACGGTACTCTGGCCGTAGACGGCCGGGTGCGGGTTCCCGTGAGGCGCAGGCTGGAAAGGCTGGCGGCCCGGTTAGAAGTCTACGTTCTCACCGCCAACACCTTCGGTACTGCCGCGGCCTTGGGCGACCTCCCCGTGCGGCTGCGGGTGCTTCACGGCAGCGACACCGCTCAGGATAAACTCGTGGCGGTGAAGGAGCTGGGCGCCCGCCACGTGGCGGCCGTCGGCAACGGGCGTAACGACCGGCTGATGCTGGCGGAGGCGGCGCTGGGTATTGTCGTGCTCACGGCGGAGGGCGCGAGCCCTCTGGCGCTGGCCGCCGCCGACGTGGTAGTTCCCTCGATCGAGGATGCACTGGACCTCTTACTGCTCCCCGGTCGCCTGGAGGCAACGCTGCGAGGTTAG